A single window of Oncorhynchus clarkii lewisi isolate Uvic-CL-2024 chromosome 10, UVic_Ocla_1.0, whole genome shotgun sequence DNA harbors:
- the LOC139418533 gene encoding zinc finger protein-like 1 yields the protein MGLCKCPKRKVTNLFCFEHRVNVCEHCLVSNHNKCIVQSYLQWLQDSDYSPNCRLCNNPLISQDTVRLVCYDVFHWACLHDLAVRLPLHTAPAGYQCPSCQGPVFPPSNLASPIADMLREQLSLVNWARAGLGLPLIDEPVEAIQDRTQDVTDYADWSTFDAPALDTTEAYPTHSYTPSPAPTLVPPQVQEDHGNLDNNGGMVAQEQHSGVNMITATCSDTITLHTASTPRKVYDTRDSGPSSSYSAGHSSVTQIDFDDDKYRRRPALSWFAQILKNRTGSKRTGLSWKQRVFMLLLVGVLGFFTLIIIMAKLGRASADSDPNLDPLLNPNIRVGKN from the exons TGTATAGTGCAGTCCTACCTCCAGTGGCTTCAGGATAGTGATTACAGCCCTAACTGTCGACTGTGTAATAACCCACTGATCTCCCAGGATACTGTCAGATTGGTCTGCTATG ATGTATTCCACTGGGCCTGTCTTCATGACCTGGCAGTCCGGTTGCCCCTACATACTGCTCCTGCAGGATACCAGTGCCCCAGCTGCCAGGGTCCAGTGTTTCCCCCCTCCAACCTGGCCAGCCCAATAGCTGACATGCTGAGGGAACAGCTCTCCTTAGTCAACTGGGCAAGAGCTGGACTAGGCCTACCTCTG ATTGACGAACCTGTAGAAGCTATTCAAGACCGCACACAGGATGTCACTGATTATGCTGACTGGTCCACATTTGATG CCCCAGCATTGGACACCACTGAAGCTTACCCCACCCACTCCTACACCCCCAGCCCGGCCCCTACTCTAGTTCCACCTCAAGTACAGGAAGATCATGGCAATCTCGACAACAACGGGGGGATGGTAGCACAAGAACAACACTCTGGGGTCAACATGATCACTGCAACCTGCAGTGACACAATCACCCTACACACAG CATCAACCCCAAGGAAAGTCTATGACACACGGGACTCTGGTCCCAGCTCTAGTTACAGCGCTGGACACAGCTCTGTGACACAGATCGACTTTGACGACGACAAGTACCGGCGACGACCAGCACTCAGCTGGTTTGCACAGATTCTCAA AAACCGGACGGGTTCAAAGAGGACAGGCCTGTCCTGGAAACAGAGGGTCTTCATGCTCCTTCTGGTTGGAGTTCTGGGATTCTTTACCTTGATTATCATTATGGCTAAACTGGGCCGTGCTTCAGCTGACTCCGACCCCAACTTAGACCCCCTACTAAACCCCAACATCCGAGTGGGCAAAAACTGA